Proteins found in one Quercus robur chromosome 2, dhQueRobu3.1, whole genome shotgun sequence genomic segment:
- the LOC126695815 gene encoding receptor-like protein kinase 5, whose amino-acid sequence MTAAELPSSFTELKKLKFLWITVSNLTGEIPDTIGEMEALVHLDLSINNLIGKILSSLFMPKNLSIVYLFRNQLSGEIPRVVEALNIDVIDLSDNKLTGSLPDDFGRLRNITGLSLFFNQLSGEIPDSIGRLPSLMVLKSVHQNLSGTLPPDFGQLVGVVAFNNHLIGELPKSLGNCNGLKIVIVYNNRLSGDILSGLWTSLNLSVLILSDNSFTGELPQRVATNLSRLEINNDKFFGTSPAGVSSWRNLVIFKASNNLFIGTIPQELTSLPYLKTLFLDQNRLSDSLPPDIISWKTLNTLNLHQNKISGLIPQQFGNLASLTELDLSENQISGLIPPQLGLLRLTLLNLSSNLLTGRIPIQFENDAYANSFLNNLVLCAGKPTLNIRKCDSQVEPLKSSKHPS is encoded by the exons ATGACAGCAGCAGAGTTGCCTTCGAGTTTCACGGAGTTAAAGAAGCTTAAGTTTTTATGGATTACTGTGTCTAATTTGACTGGGGAAATCCCAGACACGATTGGAGAAATGGAGGCTTTGGTGCATTTGGATTTGTCAATAAACAATCTGATTGGGAAAATTCTGAGCAGTTTGTTTATGCCAAAGAATTTAAGTATTGTGTATCTTTTCAGAAACCAATTGTCTGGGGAGATTCCTCGGGTGGTTGAAGCATTAAACATTGATGTTATTGACCTCTCAGATAATAAATTGACCGGAAGCTTACCTGATGATTTTGGCAGACTCAGAAACATCACAGGTCTGAGTTTGTTTTTCAATCAGTTATCTGGAGAAATCCCAGACAGTATTGGCCGTCTTCCAAGTCTGATGGTCCTAAAAAGTGTTCATCAAAATTTATCAGGGACTCTGCCTCCGGACTTCGGGCA GTTGGTGGGTGTGGTAGCTTTTAACAACCACCTCATTGGAGAATTGCCTAAGTCCCTTGGCAATTGCAATGGTTTGAAAATTGTGATTGTCTACAATAATAGGCTTTCTGGGGATATTCTTAGTGGCCTATGGACATCGTTGAATTTGAGCGTCTTGATTTTAAGCGACAATTCGTTTACAGGCGAGCTTCCTCAAAGAGTGGCAACGAATCTCTCAAGATTGGAAATAAATAACGACAAATTTTTTGGTACAAGTCCAGCTGGAGTGTCTTCCTGGAGGAATTTGGTGATATTTAAGGCTAGTAATAACCTCTTTATTGGCACAATTCCTCAAGAATTAACATCTCTTCCTTATTTAAAAACTCTTTTTCTTGATCAAAATCGACTCTCGGACTCCCTTCCACCAGATATTATATCATGGAAAACGTTAAATACTCTAAACCTTCACCAAAATAAAATCTCTGGACTTATTCCTCAGCAATTTGGTAATTTGGCCAGTCTTACTGAGTTAGACTTGTCAGAAAACCAAATTTCTGGCCTAATCCCACCACAACTTGGCCTCCTGAGGCTCACTTTGCTCAATCTCTCTTCCAATCTTTTGACTGGGAGGATCCCGATACAATTCGAAAATGATGCATATGCCAACAGCTTCCTCAACAATTTAGTACTTTGTGCGGGTAAGCCAACTCTGAACATCAGAAAATGTGACTCACAGGTAGAGCCCCTAAAATCGAGCAAACATCCATCCTAG